ttATTGCTTATAAAAATATTGTATAGGTCCGTCAACATATCAAACTCGCTTAACTATTTTATACATTTTCTTAACAGAATTTTGCACGTATGTACTAACTTAATTTATGTCGACACAACATTTTCCGTTAATATCTACGTACTTAACTAATGCACATTTTCTCAATACGTTGTGTGAAATTAAAacattcaataaaataattaataatctaattatcAAACTTTAACTTAACAATCTAATATCAAACTTGGATagttaataacaaaattaataaattaaaaaaatgtgtgACCAATAAACTAACCCTAATGATGGGAAACATCTGCCCCATCATTTAAACtctaattaataattatgtagTTAACAACTTAATTACCAAAAAATCATAACCGCATTCCTAGAATTATTAGTTACTATCAATAACATGTTCCTAATGATACAAATTGTATTCTAGTTTTTGGGAAGTACCCTAACCATGGTTATACATATATGGGATTACATACACGTCAAGATAATAAAACTAACTGCAAAGTCGGCTGTCCCAACTTAGAGCCATGTCGCGTTCAGCCTGTTGATGTTCCGGTCACGTGCATCTGCATGCACCGTCTTCGTCTAACTCAATAATATGGTCAAAAAGGGATAGAAGAGACGAGAAAGTGGTGGAAAAGTTCGAAATGGGGCCTAAAACCTCGTTGTAAAACGACATCTATATATAGGCATCCCCAGCCTTATttcgtttacactataaatgAAATATACATGTGTCACGCACATCGGTCTTATCTAGTTTACAGAGTAAACGCGATACGTACAaacttatctcgtttacactgtaaacgaaatAAGACTGGGAGACGTATTTctgtaataattttataattatttatttcattaaataaaatatttatttaatttatttaaataaaaaatcctattATTACAACGAGGCGGCTTTAAATAAAACAGTGCATTTTTTCCGAAAATAATATCTCCACCAATTTTATATTTTGCGTCCTTTATTTGCGACAAAATTAGCATCCGATTTGACAATCCGACCGTAATATTTTCAATTCGCGTTTATCACTATTATTAACAATTTGCGTAGAACTATCCAACACAAAATTTAACACTAATTTCCATGAGATAAATCCTACAGTAAAGAGCATGTTTCTAGTACTAGTAGTATTCCATGATTTCGTTATTCTCTCTCCCTCAGGATTTTTCCCTTTTATTTTGCAAGAAGAAATCTTGTTTGAACCTATTATTTTGTTCCAAAAATGTTATTCTAGTCATTTTAGAAACAAAAATATCTCTTAGAGTTTTTCCTCAATATTCATCATCgttaatctttaaaattttttctctaACAATGGATGATTGCAGTGTAAATAAATTTAATCGAAGTCAATTGGCAGTTCTATTCTCTCAAATAACTCAGACAGAAGATATTCCAATCTTGATCGTATTAGTTAAATCTGTTTTATTTGAGTTTTAGAAGTCATTTTGTTGGTTATATTTTgagttaataaattattatgtcAATTTAGGTAAATTTAGTTAACCAAAATATTTAGTCATACAGCAGGAGCGAGCTAAAATAATCCTCCGCACAATTTTTCTAATCAAGTCACTATCATAATTAAATGTTATGTATGCGTAGATATAGCATATGGACACTTTACTTTTTAATTAGAATAATCTCCAATTTTAATTTCCTCCATGCACTAATGACTAAGCCATATTTCTACGTGTTAGGTATGGTTATTACCTGCTGAGGCAAACCGCCTTTAGACCCCATGGATCACTATATATATGGCACTTTCATGACACATAAACCACAAAGTACAACCTTAGATACAAACTCCCTATATACGAACTAATCATATGGCTTCTAGATTGGTGATTGCTTTGGCTGTCTTTGCCCTTGTATTGGGGAATGGCAATGCGCAACTTTCCACAAACTTCTACTCTAGTTCATGCCCCAAACTCTTTTCCACTGTGAGATCCACAGTTCAATCTGCCATATCAAAGGAAGCCCGTATGGGTGCTTCTCTCCTCCGCTTGTTCTTCCATGATTGCTTTGTCAACGTAATTTCTAATGCGCCTTTatttgcttcttaatttctatatattttttaaacttaTCCCACTTCATGCATGCATAAATTaattcaattcatgatttcatGTACTTGCACTCCTAAGTATACGAATAATTGTGTTATAAGTTAATAATAATTCGGTAATGTTAAGGGAGAAAAAAACAGTCAGaatttgtcttatttaatattcattaattgtcgcaacaattaataaatgaTAGATAAGACAAGTTATAACTGTTTTGACTAATTTTCTTTGGttaccaaatattttcaataatatatatacacaaatTTAAATTGTTAACTGTTGGGTGGGATAGATCAGAGTATATAAATCTTATTACGTTATatatattctatttatttatcataaagagttatatattaatttagtatataaattaaaaagcaaaatatataattacatGAAATGCTTCTCATCATGTACGTACGGTATTCTCAGATATACGAACAAATTATTAGATTATTTATTGGTTACCTACATATGTTTTAGTTCAAAATTATTAAGTGCTATATATTCTGGGTTTTGAAAATTGTTATTGCTATTGGCACTACTAGCAAGCTAgccatgatgatgatgatgatgagtataGTGTTTGTGTTGTTTTGTTGCTTTTCCTAGCTAATAAAAATCGAATATATTGAGACTTTGCTTAATTATTTGAGTATGAAGAAACATGATTTTCAACTCGCTTGTAACTTGGTGAGAAATAATTTGTTGCCGACAAACACCTACTACAAAGAGTTCAACTAGCAAAAATTTCCTTCTCTCCGCGTATTAGCTTTTCATGTCGTCTTCAAACACCAACTATATTCATTTATCTACAAAATTCCACGTGTTTCAGATTAAAGggataacaaaaataaataaaagtaacaaatgttatttttctatgacacaataaattaaaattagttattaaaaaaatattgatattattaaaatagtttCTATCCACAAGCTTAAAATTAAACTGAATTGTAGGGATGCGATGGATCGATTCTACTAGACGACACATCAAGCTTCACCGGAGAGAAGAACGCAAACCCAAACAGGAACTCAGCCCGTGGATTCGAAGTGATTGACGCCATCAAAACTGCCGTTGAGAAAGTCTGCCCTGGTGTTGTCTCATGCGCTGATATCCTCGCCGTTGCTGCCAGAGACTCTGTTAATATCCTTAAAGGCCCAACTTGGAACGTCAAACTTGGAAGAAGAGACGCCAGAACAGCCAGCCAGTCCGCCGCCAACAACGGCATCCCTCCACCCACTTCCAACCTCAACCAACTCATCTCCAGGTTCAGCGCTCTCGGACTTTCCACCAAGGACTTGGTTGCACTAGCAGGTACCCTAAGATAcatttaattcaattcaattttaaCTTGTCTtcaactctaaaccctaaatcccaaTTCATGCGTGGTGGTAGGCGGTCACACAATTGGACAAGCAAGATGCACTAGCTTCAGAGCGAGACTCTACAACGAGAGCAACATAGAAGCTTCGTTCGCCACAAGCAGGAAAACCAACTGTCCCAGAGCATCGGGTACAGGGGACAACAACCTTGCGCCGCTTGATCTCCAAACACCCACGGCCTTCGACAACAACTACTTCAGGAACCTTCTTCAGAACAAGGGGCTGCTCCACTCCGACCAGCAACTCTTCAACGGTGGCTCCACCGACTCTATAGTCAGAGGCTACGCCTCCAACCCGACCTCATTCTCCTCTGACTTCATCAGCGCCATGATCAAGATGGGAGACATTAGTCCCCTCACTGGATCTAACGGTGAAATCAGGAAGAACTGCAGGAGGATCAACTAAATCATATACATTATTAGTAACTATACAATAAGTTGTTAACATGTTTTGAATTCTCTTCTTGTTTCCCATTGTTATTCATGTGTCCACTGTCCCTTCATTTTGCTCCTTatgtttagtttttttttttttcggattattattgttatattaaTTAAGGCTTTATAAGCGCCCAAGAGGGAAGGGAGTggttttatttgatttgatctACAAATGTGCTCTTCATATTCCTTTTATAGAAATTAAGTGTggtattattaattattctgAAACCTGTAACTTTATGGATAAAATTAGCAGGTGTTTTGAAACTCtttgtaatttaatttttatggcaattgaattcaatttgagtatttgaaataaaaatatttaaattaatttagataaaatttaatttaattttattgttttttttaaattaattccaACTTAAATAGGTGtggtttaaaattttattttattgaaaattcacttaaaacttaaaatgtctttataatataattacttttttttttaatttttttcatatattttctCTCAATGCTTTCCATCTTTTAATATACATTCTCTCTTCTCTTACCACcttcatttcatttttttttttttgaactcacttaatataatatatatctatttttttttgaaaggtCTACGATGTTgatctaaaaaaaatatctacaTGTATAGATTTTATGTGTTAAACTTAGATTAATAACACTAAACATTTGTCAACACATCTGAACATTTCAAGTGAAGTTGTGTCAATCATTGcactaataaaaaatagcataatTTTATTCCATTTTAACAACATGAATTAGTTGCTATAATTTAacattaataactaattttttttacttattatgtctttcaacaaattattttttgatatttcaTATTTGTTTTTTGTTGTTGGTTTATTCTTGGAATCAACCATGAAcacttatttaattttttaatcaataaatattttttaaatttaatctttttagattaatataattttgtttttataaaagaagtgaacaaattttaattgaaaaaaatttaataggTTCTTGACTTTTTTATTCGAAGATATTTAAATATTCgagaatttgaaaatacatTTAAGTCACTAACCTTTTCAAAACTTGGACATATCGATCCTTCATGTTCACTTGGGTCTGTCAGACCCaacgaaaaaaaatcaaatgtgACTCCCGTTGTATTGACCTGGTTGATACAGATGCACACgtgaaaaagtttttaaaataagaCAAATTACACCCAGGAATCGATGTGTCCAGATTTTGAAGAGGTTAGagatttaaatatatttttaaattctcagAGACTTAAATGTCCGTAGCCCAAAAAGTTATGGATCGATTTGTCATTTTCtcttattatttaaatataatgttatattaataaagaataaagttgtTTATTATAAAACTTTAATTCATTTGATGAACATTCCAAACACTGTATATTTCGACTAAATATCAAGCAACGTGTTCTACAGTCGATTCTCCATTTTTTCCAGCAAACTTTGTAAAGAATTTAGGAGTTTTGACTCCCCTAGAGAGTTTAACCTACAAGACATAATATGAAAAGAGGATATAAAATAAGGTTGATTTGTCACCccttgataaaccccatttttagggtttatcttgtgcttaatttagggaatttttatcacctttttccacatttattcaatgaaatggcatgatttcatgattttctcctaatttgtgcttaagtgtgaaaacatgctctttaGGCCTTAATTTGCTAATGttgattcacctttgattccactagatgccttgatgtgtttgttagtgaattcaggTCGAAAAGGCTATGAAAGGATCAAAGAACTGAAGAGAAAAACATGCAAAGTGGAAAactcatggaaaatcaaggatttGGAATGTATACATCGACGCGCATGCGCAAtagatgcgcacgcgtggatatGGAGTCGcatggtgacgcgtacgcgtgacatacGCGTACGCTTGGATGAAAAATGTTAAGTGACGCGAGTCGATActcgcacgtgacctcattaaagtgaaaacgTTGGGGGCAAATTCTGAGCTGCCCAAGCCCAAATTCAACTCATTTTTTGAGCCTATTACATGTAGAATTGAGGAAAATGGAGGGAGGATCATTCATACacttagttttagagagagagatagaattttagagagagatgctctctctagaattagggtttttattttccttttagatctagatctacttcttcttcttttgctttaattttccttttttctttacttgttcTAGCATTTTACTTCTCTTTTagtttcctttattttgttgaCTTTAGTGCATGCACTCTTGTGTAGATCTCCATTTTCCTTCAATGCAATTTATGATTTTCATGTCCTTTTATATTTGCTTTAGTTTTCTATTATTGATTTCTTGCTTTTGTAGTTATAgcttcctttaattcttgcaatttatgatgtttacttttattgccttctatgtgtttgatgaaatgtcccATTTATGGTTTAGATTTTTCTCCTCTTGGCTTgtgtagagtaattagtgactcttgagttatcaaactctcttgttgattgataattggaagttgctagtCCATTTGAatgccactaaagctagtctttcaccatgatttgactaggacttgtggtCTCAAATTGAtatccacttgacttccctTCATAgttaaaggttaactaagtggagtaatggacaattcttgtcacaattgataaggataacaaggatagaatttctaGTTCTCATTCCTTGCCAAAAGCTTTCTTAGTTGTTAGTTATTTTCttttgccatttacatttcttgtctcTTATATcaaaaatcccaaaatataccttcatagccaataacaagaacacttccctgcaattccttaagagacgacccgaggtttaaatacttcggtttatttttattggggtttgtacttgtgacaaacaaattttttattaaggaattgtttgttagtttagaactatacttgcaacgagatttcatttgtgaaattctttaccgatagacAATTTCTCTTCATCACCCTTATATTTAACCCCAGTTCTATTCAGGACTTGCTCGACAACTTGAGTTATATTTTGGCCATAAGCCTAAGCAACATTGTTTGCTTTGGCTTCATTTAATACCTTTTTTGGGTATTCTCTCCTATTAAACATTAAAGGAGGATTATTAACGTGAACCCCTCCCGATAGTTGAATTAAAGATCGATTAAATGCTCCTGTAATATCATCGACTCATTGAGTAACTTTCTCTATTCTAGCATTGTTATTTTCTAACATGGAGTTTAACACCATAGTCATCTATTGAGTAAGCATATTTACTAAATCGTGATGGCTATCCTCAATCTGTTATCTAAATATGGCCAACAATTTGACCGTATTAGGCGATGATGTCCCGACAGAAATCTGCTTTGACATCTCTGGAAATATAGAGGTACGTGTCCCTCCTACCGGCACTCTAGGTACCTCTACGCCTTCTGTTGAAGTGACATTCGAGGTAAGAATAGGTTGTGGCATGGAAATAGATCCTAGATATGGAGGGTTATTCATTTAGTATTGATAGGAATTGTAGTTTGCCATGCCAGGGTTATAATAGTATGTCCCTATTAAGGGATACCCTGGGAGTGATATTAGATTATACAAAGGGTTATTCCTTATGATATCACCTCttatattttctatattagaattttttatagGTGAAGAATAATTTGGGAACAATCCATATGGAGGCCATGTGACGGGTACAACCGTTGGGATCCTTTCTGTGACAACTGAAGTTGTTTGTTGATAACTTGGGGTACCAATCAATGGAACAACCTCTATCTCAAGACCTCTTGTAAAATCTCCAATATCATTTTTGGACATATCTTTCGAAGTTGAGGCTCtatcaaatattattaatttgtcATGCATAATTGCATGCAAATTTCGACACATTACTTAACCCAAGATCCTA
This sequence is a window from Arachis stenosperma cultivar V10309 chromosome 10, arast.V10309.gnm1.PFL2, whole genome shotgun sequence. Protein-coding genes within it:
- the LOC130954134 gene encoding peroxidase P7, whose translation is MASRLVIALAVFALVLGNGNAQLSTNFYSSSCPKLFSTVRSTVQSAISKEARMGASLLRLFFHDCFVNGCDGSILLDDTSSFTGEKNANPNRNSARGFEVIDAIKTAVEKVCPGVVSCADILAVAARDSVNILKGPTWNVKLGRRDARTASQSAANNGIPPPTSNLNQLISRFSALGLSTKDLVALAGGHTIGQARCTSFRARLYNESNIEASFATSRKTNCPRASGTGDNNLAPLDLQTPTAFDNNYFRNLLQNKGLLHSDQQLFNGGSTDSIVRGYASNPTSFSSDFISAMIKMGDISPLTGSNGEIRKNCRRIN